Proteins encoded together in one Triticum dicoccoides isolate Atlit2015 ecotype Zavitan chromosome 7B, WEW_v2.0, whole genome shotgun sequence window:
- the LOC119335274 gene encoding uncharacterized protein LOC119335274 → MVFGNTGSWAAQLITEAGGKVVSIRDVTGTVKNSNGIDIAKLMKHLAENRGIKGFDGGDAVDPTSLLTEECDVLIPAALGGVINKDNADAIKAKYIIEAVNHPTDPEANKARTPTFCHKTKLHLLTHSRIDCQQRNVHVRGADSGKEGRADPIGHHGQLRGSDGELLRVGRWASKRHLTFSDHTAIGVIQAGSMESPAQHHHRLIRAGASMTNLLYLAHNPTQQARAMSTIGVALGCMLASTVIKVAIESVEAVLGDAERESIEHKSMLLWLNRLMDTDMLEDFEDETDLNLWAATMKKIKMPHNMRSMQKRI, encoded by the exons ATG GTATTTGGCAATACTGGCTCTTGGGCTGCCCAATTGATCACTGAAGCTGGTGGCAAGGTGGTCTCCATCAGAGATGTCACAGGGACTGTCAAGAACTCCAATGGCATTGACATAGCCAAGCTGATGAAGCACTTGGCAGAGAACCGCGGGATCAAGGGCTTTGACGGAGGCGACGCCGTCGACCCGACCTCGCTGCTCACGGAAGAGTGCGACGTGCTCATCCCTGCAGCTCTGGGAGGAGTCATAAACAA GGACAATGCTGATGCCATCAAAGCAAAGTACATCATCGAGGCTGTTAACCACCCAACAGACCCCGAGGCCAACAAGGCAAGAACACCAACATTTTGCCACAAAACTAAGCTGCATTTGTTGACACATTCACGCATTGACTGCCAGCAGAGAAATGTTCATGTTCGTGGTGCAGATTCTGGCAAAGAAGGGCGTGCTGATCCTATCGGACATCATGGCCAACTCCGGGGGAGTGATGGTGAGCTGCTTCGAGTGGGCCGCTGGGCGTCCAAGAGGCACTTGACCTTTTCGGATCACACTGCCATTGGCGTAATCCAGGCCGGATCTATGGAGAGCCCGGCGCAACACCATCACAG ATTGATAAGGGCCGGAGCTTCAATGACAAATCTACTATATTTAGCACACAACCCAACTCAGCAGGCACGAGCCATGTCGACAATCGGGGTGGCACTCGGGTGCATGCTCGCCTCGACAGTCATCAAGGTCGCAATAGAGTCGGTGGAGGCTGTGCTCGGCGACGCTGAGAGAGAGTCTATCGAGCATAAGTCCATGCTGTTGTGGCTGAACCGACTTATGGATACCGACATgcttgaagattttgaagatgaaACCGACCTCAACCTG TGGGCAGCCACGATGAAGAAGATTAAGATGCCACATAACATGAGATCGATGCAAAAGCGCATATAA